Part of the bacterium genome is shown below.
GAGGAGGCGTTGCAGGAGTTTCTGCAGCCATATCATCTGCAAGAAATAATGCAGGCGTCTGTATGATTGAAAAACAGTGTTTCCCAGGAGGGCTTGCAACTCTTGGAAATGTTGTTATCTACCTTCCCTTATGCGATGGTATGGGCAGACAGGTTGTTGGGGGGCTAGGAGAGGAACTCTTAAAACTTTCAGTTATCGAACAACCAGAACGTATTCCCCAATGTTGGAGAGAAAACGGGGACAACTCCTTAAGGTCAAAAGATAGATACAGAGTTAGATTTAACCCTGCTTCCTATATGCTTGAACTGGAGAAACTTCTTCTAAAAACAGGGGTTGATATATTTTACGATACAAAAGTTGTTGATGTCGAAAAAAAAGAAGCCGAGATTACAGCAGTTCAGATACACAACAAAGACGGGTTTTCTCTTCTGAAATGTGGATGTGTGGTTGACGCTTCTGGAGATGCTGATATCTGCACATACTCCGGAGAGGAAACAATTTCTCTTAACACCAATTTTGGTGCTGGCTGGTTTTTTTATTTCGACTCAGGAGAGGTTAAACTTATGCCACTTGCAGACGGGTACGACCCTCACGGAAAGATTAGTCAAAGCAAACCTCAGTTTTCTGGAAGTACAGCTGAAGGCGTTAATTCTCATCTCCTTTACTCTCATCAGTTAATAAGAGACAAACTTGAAACTATGAAAAAAGAAAATCCCAATATTTACCCTGTTCTACTACCTTCAATGCCTTGCTTTAGAATGACCCGTCGACTTAAAGGAAAAAT
Proteins encoded:
- a CDS encoding FAD-dependent oxidoreductase gives rise to the protein MKNKYDVVVVGGGVAGVSAAISSARNNAGVCMIEKQCFPGGLATLGNVVIYLPLCDGMGRQVVGGLGEELLKLSVIEQPERIPQCWRENGDNSLRSKDRYRVRFNPASYMLELEKLLLKTGVDIFYDTKVVDVEKKEAEITAVQIHNKDGFSLLKCGCVVDASGDADICTYSGEETISLNTNFGAGWFFYFDSGEVKLMPLADGYDPHGKISQSKPQFSGSTAEGVNSHLLYSHQLIRDKLETMKKENPNIYPVLLPSMPCFRMTRRLKGKIELQERDDGKVFEDTIGMTGDWRKSGPVYSIPLRALIGVKNKNLITAGRCISADTLWDVTRAIPACVVTGEAAGTASAMLCNQKAESFSALDIKKLQKRLAKQNVILNLENL